A genome region from Deltaproteobacteria bacterium includes the following:
- a CDS encoding phosphoglucosamine mutase — translation MSGQNGNSRTLFGTDGIRGLANQYPMDTGTAMALGRSLAWVLRTRGTARPKVLIGKDTRLSCYMLEHALASGLCSMGADVTLIGPMPTPGIAFLAHDMRTDAGIVISASHNPYQDNGIKFFDRHGFKLPDAEEAEIERWVREGVPAGSLATGTSVGRIRRVEDSEGRYIVHAKQTFDPSLTLDGMVVALDCANGAAYFVAPKVFAELGAEVFPIGITPNGININNGYGSLYPEKMQAEVLARKAQAGISLDGDADRVILVDERGEVVDGDQIMAICAIDLKERGLLRKNTVVATVMSNMGLEVALRQHGISLVRVPVGDRYVVEELRRGGYCFGGEQSGHMIFLDHATTGDGTICALQVLGVMKRTGKKLSELRGIMTPMPQILWNLKVKERVPLESDPAVSKAIRETEETLGENGRLLVRYSGTEALLRVMMEGPDAGRLNALLDRLGGTLKDRLGA, via the coding sequence ATGTCTGGCCAGAACGGAAACAGCAGGACGCTTTTCGGCACGGACGGAATCCGCGGGCTGGCAAACCAGTACCCGATGGATACGGGCACGGCGATGGCACTGGGCCGCTCGCTCGCCTGGGTGCTGCGTACAAGGGGAACTGCCCGGCCGAAGGTGCTGATTGGCAAGGACACGCGGCTCTCCTGCTACATGCTGGAGCATGCACTTGCGTCGGGTCTGTGCTCGATGGGAGCCGACGTGACTCTGATCGGCCCCATGCCGACACCAGGCATTGCGTTCCTCGCCCATGACATGCGGACCGACGCCGGAATCGTCATCAGTGCCTCGCATAACCCTTATCAGGACAACGGCATCAAGTTCTTTGACCGTCACGGTTTCAAACTGCCCGATGCCGAGGAGGCGGAGATCGAACGCTGGGTGAGAGAAGGGGTTCCTGCCGGAAGCCTGGCGACCGGCACCTCGGTGGGCCGGATCCGCCGCGTGGAGGATTCCGAGGGCCGCTACATCGTTCATGCCAAACAGACGTTTGATCCGTCACTCACACTGGACGGCATGGTGGTGGCGCTCGACTGCGCCAACGGCGCAGCATACTTCGTCGCACCCAAGGTATTTGCCGAACTGGGTGCCGAGGTGTTTCCGATCGGCATTACACCCAATGGCATCAACATCAATAACGGGTACGGCTCCCTGTATCCGGAGAAAATGCAGGCTGAGGTTCTGGCCCGGAAGGCCCAGGCCGGAATCTCGCTTGATGGCGACGCCGACCGCGTGATTCTGGTGGATGAACGGGGTGAAGTGGTTGACGGCGACCAGATCATGGCGATCTGTGCCATTGACCTGAAGGAACGGGGGCTGCTCCGCAAGAACACCGTCGTTGCCACGGTCATGAGCAACATGGGGCTGGAAGTGGCTCTCCGGCAGCATGGTATCTCGCTGGTGCGGGTACCGGTGGGAGACCGTTATGTCGTCGAGGAGCTTCGCCGCGGCGGCTACTGCTTCGGCGGCGAGCAGTCGGGCCACATGATCTTTCTCGACCATGCGACGACTGGCGACGGAACCATCTGCGCCCTCCAGGTGCTGGGCGTGATGAAACGGACAGGGAAAAAACTGTCCGAACTCCGGGGCATCATGACGCCCATGCCGCAGATTCTCTGGAACCTCAAGGTAAAAGAACGTGTTCCGCTGGAATCCGATCCGGCGGTTTCAAAGGCGATCCGGGAAACGGAAGAAACGCTGGGCGAAAACGGGCGTCTGCTGGTACGCTACTCGGGAACCGAGGCACTGCTCCGGGTGATGATGGAAGGCCCGGATGCCGGCCGTCTGAACGCGCTTCTGGACCGGCTGGGGGGAACCCTGAAGGACCGGCTCGGAGCGTAA
- a CDS encoding pyridoxine 5'-phosphate synthase translates to MARLCVNIDHVATVRQARRTVEPDPVTAALLCELGGARGITVHLREDRRHIQDRDLQILRQVVRTKLNLEMAATQEMVKIALLVKPDQVTLVPERREEVTTEGGLDVALYRQQLQKYAGLFREAGISLSLFIDPDPDQVQAAHFVGAQYVELCTGPYSLARTELERKPKYEMLVNSARMAKKLGLRVNAGHGLTYENVRPVAALEEVEELNIGHSIVSRAILTGMERAVREMADIIRQARHEPD, encoded by the coding sequence ATGGCCAGGCTCTGCGTAAATATTGATCACGTCGCCACGGTGCGGCAGGCCCGCCGGACGGTGGAGCCGGACCCGGTCACGGCGGCGCTCTTGTGCGAACTGGGCGGGGCGCGTGGGATCACGGTTCACCTGCGTGAAGACAGGCGCCATATCCAGGACCGGGATCTCCAGATTCTGCGGCAGGTGGTCCGAACGAAACTGAATCTGGAGATGGCCGCGACGCAGGAGATGGTGAAGATCGCCCTTCTGGTCAAGCCCGATCAGGTGACGCTGGTTCCCGAGCGGCGCGAGGAAGTGACTACCGAAGGCGGTCTTGATGTCGCCCTCTACCGCCAGCAGCTTCAGAAGTATGCCGGCCTGTTTCGTGAAGCGGGCATATCCCTGAGCCTGTTCATCGACCCCGATCCTGATCAGGTGCAGGCCGCCCATTTCGTTGGCGCGCAGTATGTGGAGCTCTGCACAGGTCCGTATTCGCTCGCCCGTACCGAGCTGGAACGTAAGCCCAAGTATGAAATGCTGGTGAACTCTGCCCGCATGGCCAAAAAGCTGGGGCTTCGCGTCAATGCAGGTCATGGACTTACCTACGAGAATGTCCGCCCGGTGGCGGCGTTGGAGGAAGTCGAAGAACTGAATATCGGGCACTCGATCGTTTCCCGGGCCATCCTCACCGGCATGGAACGCGCTGTTCGTGAAATGGCCGATATCATCCGGCAGGCACGTCACGAGCCCGACTGA
- a CDS encoding NAD(P)H-hydrate dehydratase, with translation MRKLATSVEMRALDTGAIRSGVPGLVLMEHAGHGTFEAIREHVRAEDIALGAVILCGKGNNGGDGFVIGRKLLEIGIPAVAYLLGRVPDLAGDAAVNAQAFIAAGGPVVPLAAAADIRRFRDALEGAGLAVDALFGTGLNSPVKGIAAQAIDALNYAGIFVCSVDIPSGISADNGAVMKTAVQADLTVTYGLEKPGQFLEPGRTHCGYLLLVPIPIPDSHIQKFQPSHELVDPAGEGWDAELRSRENNSHKGTYGHVLVLAGTHGKSGAAVLAALGAHAGGAGLVTIAVPQSLEPVVAARQPETMTLLLSESTPDGWAPETARSILDALTPGHVLVLGPGIPVGKASGSVLQKILAETQIPVVLDADGLNLLANLKKAPKIKDLVLTPHPGEAARLLGTTTAKIQADRVGAARALAKKYAATIALKGAGTVIAAPGKAVRLNPTGTPAMSTGGMGDLLAGFIGGMLASTSLDPVEAVTRAVWIHGRAAEMAEARTKRPSVLATEVFQYLGEAFEETG, from the coding sequence ATGAGAAAACTGGCCACATCGGTGGAGATGCGTGCGCTCGACACCGGCGCAATCCGGTCCGGTGTACCGGGCCTCGTGCTGATGGAACACGCCGGACACGGGACATTTGAGGCAATCCGCGAGCACGTTCGGGCTGAAGATATTGCACTGGGTGCCGTGATCCTTTGCGGCAAGGGGAATAACGGCGGTGACGGTTTCGTGATTGGGCGAAAGCTCCTCGAAATCGGCATCCCCGCTGTTGCGTATCTGCTCGGCCGTGTGCCGGACCTGGCAGGTGATGCGGCTGTGAATGCGCAGGCTTTCATCGCTGCCGGAGGTCCGGTCGTCCCGCTCGCTGCGGCAGCTGATATCCGCCGGTTCCGGGACGCGCTGGAAGGCGCCGGCCTGGCTGTGGATGCACTGTTTGGAACCGGTCTGAACTCGCCAGTGAAGGGGATTGCAGCACAGGCCATAGATGCGCTGAACTATGCCGGTATTTTCGTCTGTTCCGTGGATATTCCGAGCGGCATTTCCGCCGACAATGGGGCTGTGATGAAGACGGCGGTACAGGCAGACCTGACCGTGACGTATGGCCTTGAAAAGCCGGGGCAGTTTCTGGAGCCTGGACGCACGCACTGCGGGTACCTGCTGCTGGTTCCTATTCCGATCCCGGACAGTCACATCCAGAAGTTCCAGCCTTCGCATGAACTGGTCGATCCCGCCGGGGAAGGGTGGGATGCCGAACTGCGGAGCCGCGAGAATAATTCTCACAAAGGAACATACGGTCACGTGCTTGTGCTGGCCGGCACGCATGGGAAATCCGGCGCGGCGGTGCTGGCTGCATTGGGCGCCCATGCGGGAGGGGCTGGACTCGTGACAATCGCCGTCCCGCAATCGCTGGAACCGGTCGTTGCCGCACGCCAGCCTGAAACCATGACGCTGCTCCTTTCCGAGAGCACTCCGGACGGATGGGCGCCGGAAACCGCCCGGAGCATTCTCGACGCGCTGACGCCGGGGCACGTGCTTGTTCTCGGGCCGGGGATCCCGGTCGGAAAGGCGTCAGGTAGCGTTCTGCAAAAGATCCTTGCGGAGACGCAAATACCGGTCGTGCTCGATGCCGACGGTCTTAACCTTCTGGCGAACCTGAAGAAGGCGCCAAAGATAAAGGATCTGGTCCTGACGCCTCATCCGGGTGAAGCGGCCCGCCTTCTCGGGACCACAACGGCGAAAATCCAGGCAGACCGTGTGGGCGCGGCCAGGGCACTGGCAAAAAAATATGCCGCCACAATCGCATTGAAAGGCGCGGGAACAGTAATCGCCGCGCCGGGGAAGGCGGTTCGGCTGAATCCGACCGGAACCCCTGCCATGTCTACCGGCGGAATGGGGGATCTGCTTGCAGGGTTCATCGGCGGAATGCTGGCCTCCACCAGCCTTGATCCGGTCGAAGCCGTTACGCGGGCCGTCTGGATTCATGGCCGTGCGGCCGAAATGGCCGAAGCCCGGACCAAGCGGCCATCAGTCCTCGCCACGGAAGTTTTCCAATATCTGGGCGAGGCATTCGAGGAGACGGGGTGA
- the tsaE gene encoding tRNA (adenosine(37)-N6)-threonylcarbamoyltransferase complex ATPase subunit type 1 TsaE → MPAQPVPVRKLSLPTLAATRKWGRALGRAISEGPVFIALDGELGAGKTTLVRAIGEGLKLPEPAQVTSPTFAIQHVYEGGRLPVYHFDFYRLGALDELPDIGWDDLLGENAVVIAEWAEKFPEVLPPDRIEILLSHASRGRKAKAALVGAAAISPAFCRWLGRS, encoded by the coding sequence ATGCCGGCTCAACCGGTCCCTGTTCGAAAGCTCTCGCTCCCCACGCTCGCCGCCACCCGCAAATGGGGCAGGGCTTTGGGCAGGGCGATCAGTGAAGGCCCGGTCTTTATTGCGTTGGACGGTGAACTGGGGGCAGGCAAGACGACGCTGGTCCGGGCCATAGGCGAGGGGCTGAAACTGCCGGAACCCGCGCAGGTGACAAGTCCCACCTTCGCCATTCAGCACGTTTATGAGGGTGGCCGGCTGCCGGTTTACCATTTTGACTTCTATCGTCTAGGCGCACTAGACGAACTGCCCGATATCGGCTGGGATGACCTTCTTGGCGAGAACGCCGTGGTGATCGCCGAATGGGCGGAGAAGTTCCCTGAGGTCCTGCCCCCGGACCGGATCGAAATACTCCTGAGCCACGCTTCCCGTGGCCGGAAAGCGAAAGCGGCCCTTGTGGGCGCAGCCGCAATCAGTCCCGCGTTCTGTCGCTGGCTGGGGCGGTCCTGA
- a CDS encoding aspartate kinase: MPLVVMKFGGTSVGSIERIQNVARRALAAQTAGDRVIIVSSAMSGETNRLIGLATEITKLPDPREMDQLVSTGETVACGLLAIAIQNLGGKARSYTGPQVPIRTGSDFMKARITAIEPERLLRDVAAGVIPVVTGFQGIDAEGNVTTLGRGGSDLSAVAVAAAVKADRCDIYTDVDGVYTTDPNMCPSARKLGRITHEEMLEAASLGAKVLQTRSVEFAMKWKVPVQVRSSLSDAPGTMIVEETKDMEGLIATNVAYDKNEAKVTVQKVPDKPGIAARIFKAIGDANINVDMIVQNVSADGTTDLTFTVTKAELERTRTIIEPLAKELGAAGVQTDSAIAKVSVVGLGMRSYAGVASRMFQALARESINVLMISTSEIRISVVISEKYTELAVRTLHDEFKLGENPA, from the coding sequence ATGCCACTCGTTGTCATGAAATTCGGTGGTACGTCGGTCGGCTCGATCGAGCGGATCCAGAACGTTGCCCGCCGTGCGCTTGCGGCCCAGACGGCGGGCGACCGGGTTATTATTGTATCCAGTGCCATGTCGGGAGAAACGAACCGCCTGATCGGGCTCGCCACTGAAATAACCAAATTGCCCGATCCTCGCGAGATGGACCAGCTCGTTTCAACGGGCGAGACCGTCGCCTGCGGACTGCTGGCCATCGCCATCCAGAATCTGGGGGGGAAAGCGAGAAGCTATACCGGCCCTCAGGTGCCTATCCGCACGGGCAGCGATTTCATGAAGGCACGCATCACCGCCATTGAACCCGAGCGGCTTCTGCGTGACGTGGCCGCCGGGGTCATTCCCGTGGTCACCGGTTTTCAGGGGATCGATGCGGAAGGCAACGTGACGACGCTGGGGCGGGGCGGTTCGGATCTTTCCGCTGTCGCCGTGGCAGCGGCAGTGAAGGCTGATCGCTGTGATATCTATACCGACGTGGATGGCGTTTATACGACCGATCCCAACATGTGCCCTTCGGCCCGCAAGCTTGGCCGCATTACCCATGAGGAGATGCTGGAAGCGGCCAGCCTGGGGGCAAAAGTGCTGCAGACCCGGTCGGTCGAGTTCGCGATGAAGTGGAAAGTGCCCGTGCAGGTGCGGAGCAGCCTTTCGGATGCGCCAGGGACGATGATCGTCGAGGAGACAAAGGACATGGAAGGTCTCATCGCCACGAACGTGGCCTATGACAAGAACGAGGCGAAAGTCACCGTGCAGAAGGTGCCGGACAAGCCGGGCATAGCAGCCCGGATTTTCAAGGCTATCGGCGATGCCAACATCAACGTGGACATGATTGTCCAGAACGTGTCGGCCGACGGAACCACCGATCTCACCTTCACCGTTACCAAGGCGGAACTGGAGCGGACGCGGACGATTATTGAACCACTTGCCAAGGAGCTTGGCGCGGCAGGCGTCCAGACCGATTCGGCCATCGCCAAGGTGTCGGTGGTGGGGCTGGGAATGCGGTCCTATGCCGGAGTGGCCAGCCGCATGTTCCAGGCGCTGGCCCGTGAAAGCATCAACGTCTTGATGATTTCGACCTCGGAGATTAGGATATCGGTTGTCATCTCGGAGAAATATACCGAGTTGGCGGTGCGGACCCTCCACGATGAGTTCAAGCTAGGCGAAAATCCGGCCTGA